A genomic region of Scomber japonicus isolate fScoJap1 chromosome 5, fScoJap1.pri, whole genome shotgun sequence contains the following coding sequences:
- the LOC128359339 gene encoding dispanin subfamily A member 2b-like, which translates to MNPPGYSADAFPLQGERMVGIPAQPEAATIVQYTTVNVTSDPPKDHIIWSLCCFVYFNPLCLGLAALVYSFKARDRKVARDLEGARHYGATARCLNILSTLLFVVAVLVSIIAVVVFVGKKKIIP; encoded by the exons ATGAATCCTCCAGGTTACTCAGCTGACGCTTTTCCACTGCAGGGGGAGAGGATGGTTGGGATCCCCGCACAGCCTGAAGCAGCCACAATTGTTCAGTACACCACTGTGAACGTCACCAGTGACCCCCCCAAAGACCACATCATCTGGTCCCTGTGCTGCTTTGTCTACTTTAACCCTTTATGCCTTGGACTGGCAGCACTCGTGTACTCTTTTAAG GCCAGAGACCGGAAGGTGGCTCGAGACCTGGAGGGTGCCAGACACTACGGCGCCACTGCCCGCTGCCTCAACATCTTGTCTACCCTCCTGTTTGTCGTCGCAGTCCTTGTTTCTATTATTGCAGTTGTAGTGTTTGtggggaaaaagaaaatcattccATAA
- the LOC128358420 gene encoding dispanin subfamily A member 2b-like, which produces MNPEGYPCEVAPLQGGRYDELPAQSSAPTMVQFTTVNITTEPPQDHIIWSLCSLVYLNPFCLGLAALIYSIKARDRKVVGDLEGARHYGSTARCLNIISTVLTSIGILVLIRIFVGLTNFLMSLKFT; this is translated from the exons ATGAATCCTGAAGGTTATCCGTGTGAGGTTGCTCCACTGCAAGGGGGGAGGTATGATGAGTTACCTGCACAGTCCAGTGCACCTACGATGGTTCAGTTCACCACTGTGAACATCACCACTGAGCCCCCCCAAGATCACATCATCTGGTCCTTGTGCAGCTTGGTCTATTTAAACCCTTTCTGCCTTGGACTGGCAGCGCTCATCTACTCTATTAAG GCCAGAGACAGGAAGGTGGTTGGAGACCTGGAGGGTGCCCGACACTACGGCTCCACTGCCCGCTGCCTCAACATCATTTCCACCGTGCTGACTTCCATCGGAATCCTTGTTTTGATTAGAATTTTCGTTGGGTTGACCAATTTCCTCATGAGCCTAAAATTCACTTAG
- the LOC128359340 gene encoding mannose-binding protein C-like, with amino-acid sequence MALDGKSRPHTTPEQKGAVMCKFLNLLDFVDKDLEALKKSFSKLELAVTYDFIRKAGQKYFVSNKKTGSFSQAIEFCSQQDLELALPKNEKENNALTHFFDEMDKMVWVNVNNKKAEGNFETDMKKRGLNFTKWGGGQPDTSVGETGCTMLSENGVWRVSSECSLNAYIICQI; translated from the exons ATGGCTTTAGATGGCAAATCACGTCCGCATACAACTCCAGAGCAGAAGGGGGCAGTAATGTGCAAATTCCTAA ATCTACTTGATTTTGTTGACAAGGATCTCGAAGCCTTAAAGAAAAGCTTTTCAAAGCTGGAGCTGG ctgtAACCTACGACTTTATCCGTAAAGCTGGTCAGAAATACTTTGTGTCAAACAAGAAGACAGGATCTTTCTCCCAGGCCATCGAGTTCTGCTCTCAACAAGACCTAGAGTTGGCTTTGCCTAAGAATGAGAAGGAGAACAATGCACTGACTCATTTCTTTGATGAAATGGACAAAATGGTCTGGGTCAATGTCAACAATAAAAAAGCAGAGGGTAATTTTGAGACAGATATGAAAAAACGTGGTCTGAATTTCACCAAATGGGGAGGAGGACAGCCAGACACATCTGTGGGGGAGACAGGCTGCACCATGCTGTCAGAAAACGGTGTCTGGCGAGTGTCAAGCGAATGCTCTCTGAATGCTTACATAATTTGCCAGATATAA